A stretch of DNA from Borrelia anserina Es:
AATTATTTGGTGGATATTACTAAGCTTCAAGAAGAAGTTCCTTTAATTGAAAAAGTTGAAAAGAAGTAGGAAAAATTATCAGATGATTTAGAAGTAATTGATTATATGCGTTCATTAGTAACTAATTCTAAGATTAATAATTATAATATTAATGAGTTTAATTGTGTGATGGGTATGGTAGAGAGTATTAATGGACTTCGAGACATTTTAAGACCCCATTTAGCTGTGTTTAAAGCACAAAAAGAGGCTGAATCAGCTATTGATAATATCAAGGAAGTTGCGTCACAAGCAAGACTAAGACGTAGATTTGATGAAGTTATTGTTAAATATAAAGCTTTGTTGAGTAATATATTTGTGAAACGGGATCTTTATAGTATTTATCATAGTAATGCATATCAAGATGATGTAAGTAAACTTGCAATTGATTTGAATGAGATTATAGATGCTGCTAAATCATTATAGATTATTATAGAAAGTAAATATTAGGGTCTTAGAAATTAGTCTGAGACCTTTATTTATTAGTATTAACAGTGATGTTATGTTAGAATCTAAGTAATAGAGTTACCATATCAACATGGTAACATAATCAATAAACTAAATAGTTTAGTTTAGAGGAGATATTTAATGGTAAAGGTAAAGAGTTATATTTTATTTTTTTTATTACTGTCGTTAGGGTGTAATAATGAAGGTTCAGATAAATCTAAAGATTCTACTTTTGATATATCTAAAACTAGCTTTGTTGGGAAGAGATTGGGCAAAGGTATTAACTTATCTAGAAAGGGAGTAGTTGAAGTAGATGTTGGTAAGTCAGATTTAAAAAAAGGTACAGGAGAAAATTCAGTAGTCAAGGTTGATATTGGATCGAAAAAGGTTAATGATGAATTGGAAGACAATATATATCTTAAGATTCAAAATTTGCTAGACGAATTTAAGTTGTCAGCTCAACAAAAAGAAAGCATTATGGATTTAAAGGGTATATTGACTGATCCTTCTATTGGTAAAGATGAAGGTTATAAAATATATTCTAGTGAGGAGTTTTATCGCTTGTTGGTCGAGTTTGGTGATGCTAAGCTTAAAGGGATTTGTAGTGTGCTTCAAGTAATAACAGAAACCAAAGCATCTATTGCTAATATTGAGGTCTTTAGAAAGGATTTAGAAAGTCGGTTTAAAGATTACAAGAATCTATATTCAAAACGTCTAAGAGAGACGTTTAGTCTTGATAATGTTAATGATATATATGATAATATTCTGCGTTCTCATAGTAATTATTTGGTGGATATTACTAAGCTTAAAGAAGAAGTTCTTTTAATTGAAGAAGGTCTAGCTAAGTACTTAATGTTATCAGATGATTATAAGGGAATAATAAATTATATGTTAAGCGTAGTACGTAATAACTTTGAGATAAATTTTGTCAATTTTAGTTGTAAGTTTTATGCCATGTTAGGGAAGATGGATTTGGATAGTATTAAGGAGATTACAGGATATGTAAAATCTGTTTTTGATTTGTGGAATGAAGATGCAAAAATCATTAGTACTGTTGATGATGAAGGCTTTAGAGCAAAGTTAGAATCTAAGCTTAAGCAGCTCGAAAGTGAATGTTCAAAGGAGATAGGAAAACATTTGTACGATAATATTTACGATAATGATATTGCATTAACTAGTTCTATTGATAGTATACGTAATGGATTGAAAACTGTGCGAGATTATTATGTATTTGATTTTTTTAGTATCAGAGATCAAGCTTTAGGATTTATGAAGTTTCCAAAGTTAATAAAAGAGTTGTCTGAAGATGATTTAGAAGTAATTGATTATATGCGTTCAGTAGTAACTAATTCTAAGACTACTAATTATAATATTAATGAGTTTAATTGTGTGATGGGTATGGTAGAGAGTATTAATGGACTTCGAGACATTTTAAGACCCCATTTAGCTGTGTTTAAAGCACAAAAAGAGGCTAAATCAGCTATTGATAATATCAAGGAAGTTGCGTCACAAGTAAGACTAAGACGTAGACTTAATGAAGTTATTGTTAAATATAAAGCTTTGTTGAGTGATATATTTACGGGATCAGATCTTTATAGTATTTATTATAGTAATTTATATCAAGATGATGTAAGTAATCTTGCAATTGATTTGGATAAGATTAAATATTATGCTGCTAGATCATTATAAATTATTATAGAATTATAGAAAAAAAATATTAGGGTCTTAGAAATTAGTCTGAGACCTTTATTTATTAGTATTAACGTTGATGTTGTGGTAGAATCTAGGTATATAGTTACCATATCAACATGGTAACATAATCTATAAACTAAACAGTTTAAATCAATGAACTAAACAGTTTAAATCAATGAAACAAACAGTTTAAATCAATGAACTAAACAGTTTAAAGGAGATATTTAATGTTAAGGGTAAATAGTTATATTTCGTTATTTTTATTATTACTTTCGTTAGGGTGTAATAATGAAGGTACAAAAAAATCCTCCACAGATTCTACTTTTGATCTATCTAAAACTAGCTTTGTTGGGAAGAGATCGAATAAAGGCATTAACTTGCCTAAAAAGGGGTTAGTTGAAGTAGATGTTGGTAAGTCAGATTTAAAAAAAGGTACAGGAGAAAATTCAGTAGTCAAGGTTGATGTTGGATCGGAGAAGGTTGATGCTGGATCGGAGAAGGTTGATGCTGGATCGGAGAAGGTTGATGCTGGATCGGAGAAGGTTGATGCTGGATCGGAGAAGGTTGATGCTGGATCGGAGAAGGTTGATGCTGGATCGGAGAAGGTTGATGCTGGATCGGAGAAGGTTGATGCTGGATCGGAGAAGGTTGATGCTGGATCGGAGAAGGTTGATGCTGGATCGGAGAAGGTTGATGCTGGATCGGAGAAGGTTGATGCTGGATCGGAGAAGGTTGATGCTGGATCGGAAAAAGTTAATGATGAATTGGAAGACGATATAGATCTTAAGATTCAAAATTTGCTAGACGAATTTAAGTTGTCAGCTCAACAAAAAGAAAGCATTATGGATTTAAAGGATGTGTTAACTAATCCCGATGTTGGTAGTGATGAAGGTTATAAAACATATTCTAGAGAGGAGTTTTATGATTTGTTTAATCACACAGGTAATGTTAATGCTGACTCAACCTTCAAACTTAATTTTTTTAATTTAGTTACAAAATATGTGATACCTGTTTTCCAAGAACAAAAAGAAGCGAGGGGAGTTATTAGGGATATTGAGTATCAGGGAAAAAACCTAGGATTAGAAGAGAAATTCACTTTAAAAATACAAGAATATCAATTGGGTTTAAAAAAGATTTTTAGTTATGATGCGAATAGTGATTTTCTTTCTAGTTCTTTTCTTTTTAACCTTCATGGTCATTGTGATTTAGCTACGGACTGGTTTAGAGAGATTCAAAAAGAGGCTGTTCAAATTGTAGAGGTTATGCAGCTATGTGAAAGAAGACAGACAGTAATTGATTATATTAAAAGTGAATTGACTTATCCTTATATTATTGATGGATCTTATAACAGTTATAATGAGGAGCAATTTTATTGCTTGTTGGTCAAGTTTAGTGCTACTAAGCTTGAAGATATTTGTAATGTGCTTCAAGTAATAGTAGAAACCGGAGTAGCTATTGCTAATATTAAGACCGAAGGGATGAGAGAAACATTGGGAAGTCGGTTTAATGGCTACAAGAATCTATATGCAAAACGTCTAAGAGAGACGTTTAGTCTTGATAATGTTGATGATATATATACTGATATTCTGCGTTTTCATAGTAATTATTTGGTGGATATTATTAAGATTAAAGAAAAAGCTATTTTCATTGCGGAAGGTGAAAAGAGACATGCAGAGTTATCAGATGGTGATAGGATAATGATAAATCATATTAAAAACGAAGTAAGTAATAACTTTGTGATGGATTTTATCGACTTGCATTGTAAATTTTATTTCATGTTAGGGAAGATGGATTTAGATAGTATTAAGAAGATTGCAGAAAATGTAAGATATATTTTTGATTTGCAGGATAAAGTTAAACAACATATTGAAACTGTTAGTGATGAAGGCTTTAGAGTAAAGTTAGAATCTAAGCTTAAGTATTGCAAAAATGAATATTTAAAGGATATAGGATCATGTTTATACGATGGTATCGTTAAATTAACTGATGTTGTTTTTATGTGTACTCAATTTAATAACTTGCGAAATTCTTATGAGGGGCAATTATTTAGT
This window harbors:
- a CDS encoding BTA121 domain-containing protein surface lipoprotein gives rise to the protein MVKVKSYILFFLLLSLGCNNEGSDKSKDSTFDISKTSFVGKRLGKGINLSRKGVVEVDVGKSDLKKGTGENSVVKVDIGSKKVNDELEDNIYLKIQNLLDEFKLSAQQKESIMDLKGILTDPSIGKDEGYKIYSSEEFYRLLVEFGDAKLKGICSVLQVITETKASIANIEVFRKDLESRFKDYKNLYSKRLRETFSLDNVNDIYDNILRSHSNYLVDITKLKEEVLLIEEGLAKYLMLSDDYKGIINYMLSVVRNNFEINFVNFSCKFYAMLGKMDLDSIKEITGYVKSVFDLWNEDAKIISTVDDEGFRAKLESKLKQLESECSKEIGKHLYDNIYDNDIALTSSIDSIRNGLKTVRDYYVFDFFSIRDQALGFMKFPKLIKELSEDDLEVIDYMRSVVTNSKTTNYNINEFNCVMGMVESINGLRDILRPHLAVFKAQKEAKSAIDNIKEVASQVRLRRRLNEVIVKYKALLSDIFTGSDLYSIYYSNLYQDDVSNLAIDLDKIKYYAARSL